A DNA window from Brassica napus cultivar Da-Ae chromosome A4, Da-Ae, whole genome shotgun sequence contains the following coding sequences:
- the LOC111215055 gene encoding B3 domain-containing protein REM12-like has protein sequence MNNSEKEVKTEADSSSSDHPCPLALVTASNVRKATQCLRQDLCPTESIHDGTQGDNNKKKRRGRPPTSPSQKQFMKLKLAHDSLIRGRQYLSVPFMRANGMTKPGMITLVGKDGVKWKVNLKEEASGSALCLGTGWKEFAKANGLKTGEYFTLESAWKNEIPMLSLVNTESASDRKERGESSKAMEKESTDTSSVVQNRVVVTLALETKDVKACTLNLPSEFVTAIGIKELGTITFLGKDGMKWWGCLLSENGSVAVGIGWRNFCEANGVKLGESFSLVLINEEEDTGPIFKFCPNSGN, from the exons ATGAACAATTCGGAAAAAGAAGTTAAAACAGAAGCTGATTCTTCTTCATCAGACCATCCTTGTCCTTTGGCTCTTGTCACGGCTTCGAATGTACGCAAAGCTACTCAG TGTCTTCGACAAGATTTATGCCCCACAGAATCTATCCATGATGGTACACAAGGTGATAATAACAAGAAGAAGCGTCGGGGACGTCCTCCAACTTCCCCAAGCCAAAAACAGTTTATGAAGTTAAAACTTGCACATGACAGCCTCATAAGAGGTAGACAG TATCTTTCAGTGCCATTTATGAGAGCAAATGGCATGACCAAACCAGGGATGATAACTCTGGTAGGAAAAGATGGTGTAAAGTGGAAAGTGAATCTAAAAGAGGAGGCATCCGGAAGCGCACTGTGTCTTGGAACGGGGTGGAAAGAGTTTGCTAAAGCAAATGGGTTAAAGACGGGTGAGTACTTCACCTTGGAGTCAGCGTGGAAAAATGAAATTCCTATGCTCAGCTTGGTCAACACAGAGTCTGCAAGTGATAGAAAGGAGAGAGGAGAGTCTTCAAAAGCCATGGAGAAAGAGAGTACTGATACATCTTCAGTCGTCCAAAACCGAGTAGTGGTGACATTGGCCCTTGAAACTAAAGATGTCAAAGCATGTACATTG AATCTTCCAAGTGAATTCGTGACAGCTATTGGCATCAAGGAGCTTGGAACGATAACCTTTCTTGGTAAGGATGGAATGAAGTGGTGGGGATGTCTTCTGTCAGAAAATGGATCCGTAGCTGTTGGAATTGGTTGGAGAAATTTCTGTGAGGCTAATGGTGTAAAGTTAGGTGAGTCATTCAGCCTGGTGCTCATTAACGAAGAAGAGGACACAGGTCCGATATTCAAGTTCTGTCCCAACTCCGGAAActaa